GCTTCGTAAGCTCACTGCTTTGGCAGTGCTACCCCTCTGTGTCAGCTTTGTTCAAGCAAAAGAATATAAAGAAATCCGTTTTGGTGTGGACGCAAACTACGCACCGTTTGAGTCGAAGGCTCCTGATGGAAGCCTTGTTGGGTTTGATATTGATTTAGGTAACGCCATTTGCGCAGAGTTGAAAGCTGAGTGTAAGTGGGTAGAAAGCGATTTTGATGGACTTATTCCTGGTCTGCGTGCTAACAAGTTTGATGGTATTTTGTCTTCTATGACAGTAACGCCCGTACGAAAAAAAGCCGTAGACTTTACCAATGAATTGTTCTCGGGGCCAACGTCATACGTTTATAAGAAAGGCTCGGGGCTTAGTGCTAATGTAGAGTCGCTGAAAGGAAAAAGTGTTGGCTTCTTTCAGGGCAGCATCCAGGAAGGTTATGCAAAAGCGGTGTTGAAAAAGGCGGGCGTGAAAGTGCAGTCCTACCAGAACCAGAACCAAGTGTATTATGACTTGGTTTCTGGTCGCCTAGATGCCTCTATTCAAGACTCACTTCAAGCCAAAGCTGGCTTCTTAAACTCACCGCAAGGTGCAGATTATGAAATGAGTGAACAGGTGGACAGCGAACTACTGCCTTCCATTACAGCTATTGCGGTAGCGAAGGGGAATGATGACCTCAAGGATCAATTGAACTCCGCCATTAAGACCATCCATGAAAATGGGACTTATGATCGACTGCAGTCGAAATATTTTGGTGATTTGAACCTTTATAGCGGTAAGTGACTGGTTGCGCCTACTTCGGGTAGGCGCTTCATCTCATCAAGAGTCTGTTGATCATGATTGAAAACGTTTTGGAAGCTACGGGCTTATCTGCGCTCAGCTTTTATGGCTTCGGGCCGCTTTTGTTGAAAGGCACTTGGATGACCTTACAACTCTCCCTACTGTCCCTAGTAGTGAGTGTTGTGCTGGGCCTGGTTGGTGCTAGTGCAAAACTTTCACCACTACGGGTGCTCAGATTGCCCGCACAGTTGTACACCACGCTCATTCGTGGGGTACCTGATCTGGTGCTCATGCTGCTGATCTTTTACAGCTTGCAGACCTGGCTTACTGAACTTACTAAATATATTGGGTGGGACTATGTAGAAATAGATCCCTTTGCAGCTGGGGTGATAACCCTGGGTTTTATATACGGAGCTTATTTTACTGAGACGTTTCGTGGTGCATTGCTGGCTGTACCTAAGGGGCAAGCAGAAGCAGCTATTGCGTACGGCTTAGGGCGATCACAGCGTTTTTTCCTAATTAGTTTTCCACTGATGATGCGTTTCGCGCTGCCTGGGATAGGTAATAATTGGTTGGTGCTATTGAAAGCGACCGCTCTCGTTTCAATCATTGGACTTGCAGATCTTGTGAAAGCTGCGCAGGACGCCGGAAAAAGTACATTTCAGCTTTTCTTTTTCCTTGTTCTGGCAGGTCTAGTCTATTTGTTTATTACAACGGTTTCCAACTGCATATTGCGTAGACTTTCACGTAAGTATTCAGCCGGTTCACGCGAGGCTCTGCAATGATCGATTTAGTGCAAGAGTATTGGAAGTCATTCTTGTACACGGATGGAGCAGGGATAACTGGCCTAGCGATGACGCTATGGCTATTGACCGCATCAATTATCCTGGGGTTTATTGGGGCGATCCCGCTAGCCATTGCCCGAGTTTCGATACATGTGTATCTGCGTTGGCCAGTTCAATTTTACACTTATCTATTCAGGGGCACACCACTCTATATTCAGCTTTTGATTTGCTATACTGGAATCTACAGTATTGCAGCAGTTCGCTCTCAGCCAGTCCTGGATACTTTTTTCAGAGATGCAATGAATTGCACGATTCTTGCGTTTGCATTAAATACATGTGCCTATACAACGGAGATATTTGCAGGAGCGATCAGGAATATACCTTACGGCGAGGTGGAGGCGGCCAAGGCGTATGGCCTGAGTGGGTGGAGGATGTATATGTTTGTTGTCATCCCATCAGCACTGAGGCGGGCACTCCCTTATTACAGCAACGAAGTCATTCTGATGCTTCACTCCACGTCAGTAGCCTTTACTGCAACGATACCAGATATTTTGAAAGTGGCACGTGATGCAAACTCGGAAACCTTTTTGACTTTTCAAGCGTTCGGTTTAGCTGCGCTCATTTATCTTGCCGTTTCATTTGCACTTGTTGGCTTTTTTCGACTCGCTGAGCGACGCTGGTTGTCGTTCTTGGGCCCGGCCCATTGACTTATAGGATTTTTGAGCATGACCAGTTTAATAACCTCAAACAGCATCGAACAAACTCAACGCATCAACCTGGGATCAGAATATGTTTATAAGCTGACTGTTGATAATCTTCACAAAAGCTACGGCGATCACAAAGTCCTTAAAGGCGTTTCCCTGAAGGCAAATAAGGGGGATGTCGTCAGCCTGATAGGCTCAAGTGGGTCTGGCAAAAGCACATTTTTACGGTGCATCAATTTCTTGGAGACACCTACTGATGGTGCAATGACACTTGATGGCCGTGAAATCAGAATGGTTAAAGATAAGCATGGGCTACGCATAGCTGAGGCAAGTGAGTTGCAGCGTCTGCGGACTCGGTTGGCGATGGTATTTCAACATTTCAATTTGTGGAGTCACTTGAGCGTTTTGGACAATATAACGTTGGCTCCTCAGCGTGTATTAGGTGTGAAAAAAGCTGTCGCAGAAAAGGTTGCTCGCCAATATCTGGACAAAGTTGGTCTTCCAGCAAGGGTTGCAGAGCAATACCCTGGATTTCTTTCGGGAGGTCAGCAACAGCGGGTGGCGATCGCTCGGGCCTTGGCAATGGAGCCGGAGATACTGCTTTTCGACGAACCTACATCAGCCCTGGATCCAGAGCTCGTAGGTGAGGTGCTGAAGGTGCTTCAGACGCTCGCAGAGGAGGGGAGAACGATGCTCATGGTGACTCATGAAATGGCCTTTGCCAGACAAGTCTCTAGCCAAGTACTGTTTCTTCATCAAGGACTGGTTGAGGAGCAAGGCAGCGCCGATATTTTGTCCAATCCGCGCAGTGAGCGCTTGAAGCAGTTTCTCTCGACTGGGTTGAAATAAGTACAATCTATTCGCATTCAGGCCAATCGATTATTTCGGTTGGCTTTTTTTTGGGCGATAAGGTAGTCGTCAATGAAATTAAAATTTTCCCACAAAATTATATTGTCCGCCGCTTTGGTGGTGATTGCCGCTTTTACCAGTTTTTCTATTTACAATGATAGCTTGCAGAGGGTTGCGCTGTATCGAAGCATCGAAACTCAGCTGTCAGGCCTCAGTAACTCAACAGCTAATGGCATTAGCCTATGGATGTCCGGAAGGTTACTTCTGATTGATAGCTTGAAAGAATTGCTAGCTGCCCCGGCGAGCCCGGAAGCTCTAAGCGCTGTGTTAGATCAATCTGTCTTGAAATCTGTTTTTGCATTTACTTACATTGGTGGAGTGGACGGGTCATTTTTTATACGACCTCAAGATCAAATGCCCGATGATTATGATCCGAGATCCAGACCCTGGTTTAAGGTTGCAGCTGACAAGCAACAAACTATTCTGACTGAGCCTTATCGTGACGACACTAATGGAAAGCTAATGCTTACCATAGCAGCTCCGGTTATTAATGGTGCTGATCTTCAAAGCGTTGTAGCGGGAGATTTGACGCTCGATACAGTGGAGAAAATTATAAGCTCAGTGGATCTCAAGGGAGTGGGCTACGCATTTTTGGTCGATTCAGATGGGAAAATACTGGTTCATCCTAATCGTGAATTACTCATGAAGGATTTTGTTTCTGAGTATTCTAGTGACCGGAGAGGTTTCAATGGTGATCTCATTGAGGTTCAGCGGTTGGGGAAAAGTGAGTTAGTGATGTTCTCTCCCATTGAAGGCTTACCGGCGGTGAAATGGTATGTCGGCTTAGCGCTGGATAAAGACAAAGCCCTCCACGAGTTGACTGGTTTTCGGGTTGCAGCTTTCTTCGCTACGTCAGGCACTGTAGTAGTGACCATAGTGCTGTTGGGTGTGTTGATCTATTGGCTAATGCGCCCGTTGCGGTGTATCAGCGAGGCGATGAAAGACATAGCGCAGGGAGATGGAGACTTAACGAAACGTCTGAATGTAAAATCGCAGGATGAGTTCGGTTTGTTGGCTCAGGACTTCAATATTTTTGTTAAGCGGATATATGATTCGATCTGTGAGGTGTCATCTGCTACTGAGCAAGTATTTGCAGAGGTGAAACACGTGACAAAATCTTCTGCAGACTCTTTGTCGATGTCTGGCGAGCAAGCTCAGCGGACAGATAGTGTAGCTACAGCTATTCACGAATTGGGGGCGGCTGCCCAAGAGATTGCCCGTAACGCAGGTGGTGCTTCAATGCAAGCGGCTGAGGCACGTGGTCAGTCCCATGAAGGAGGAATAGTTGTTGTTGATACTATCTCGAAGATGAATGAGCTTTCTGAAAATCTTCGTCATGCTTCCAGCAGCGTTGAATCATTGAGCGAGAAAACCGTCACCATTGGGCGAATTTTAGAAGTAATCAGAGGAATCTCGGAGCAAACTAATCTGTTAGCGCTTAACGCTGCAATCGAGGCTGCACGAGCTGGAGAGGCTGGACGAGGTTTTGCAGTAGTGGCTGATGAGGTTCGCAGCCTGGCTTACCGAACTCAGGCTTCCACCCAAGAGATTCACGAGATGATCGAGGTGCTTCAAACGGGAGCTCGTGAGGCGGTCAATCGGATGAATACGGGTGAGCTACTCAGCGAGCAAGGCATGGCTGTGGCTAATGAAGCTGGGGTTTATCTCAATATTATCAATCACCACGTGGGCGATATTGATGGAATGAATATGGCAGTCGCAACTGCGACTGAAGAGCAGTCTTCTGTTATTGAGTCCCTAAACAAAGATATAGCCCAGATTAATGGTTTAAATGCAGAAAGCGTAAAAAATCTTCAGTTAACATTGAGTGCCTGCACGAGTCTGGAATCTCAAGCTGTGCGCCTCAAGGAGTTGGTCGGATCATTTCGGACATAATCCATTAAATTGAAAGTACTGGCCAAGTCGTATTCTCTAAAAAGAGTGTTGGCGTAGTTCATCACTAACAAATGAAATGAATTCGCGTACTCTAGCGGTATGACGGAGATCTTTATGGGTCAGAATCCATAGGCCGGTTTTAAATTGATCCAGGGCTCGCGATGCCAGCCGGGTTAGTCCGATGGTATTATCTCCTAAATAGCAGGGTAGGGGAACTATTCCCATCCCTGCAATGGCAGCTTGCCTCAAAGAAATCAATGAGTTTGCCTTAAAGACTATTGAATTGGCAGGTATCGCTGATTGAATCCATTTTGTAATCGCCATTTGGCTGAAAGTGGAGTCAGGTGAAATCCAGCTATTGAAATCAAGAGGATCTGTTCCCGCAATTTTTTTTGCTATTTCATCAGAGGCATACAAAGCGAAACGGACATCAGCAAGATGCCTTCCAATTAGAGATTCACTAGGGTTGTCTCCAGTTCTTATTGCTACATCTGCGTGCCGTTGAGCCAAATCAGTCACAAAATTTCCAGTAGATAATTCAACAACAATTTTCTTGTGTAGCTTGCTGAATCTTTCCAGAATTTCTGGAAGTATGGAGCCCATAATCGTGTCACATGTAGTGATTCGAAGGGTTCCTTCTAGTTTAAGATCTTTTCCCTCAAATCTGAATGCTAGGTTGCTGACTGCTTCTCTCATGATCTCGGCGGTTCTCAGCAATTCTTCTCCTGCTTCAGTTAATGTATAACCAGCTGAAAGCCTATTGAAAATCCGTAGGCCATGCTCATGCTCAAATGTGTTGACTCGTCGCAGTACGGTGGTGTGGTTGACATTAAGTAACCTCGCTGCTGCTGCAAATGATTTATGCTCAGCCACCGCAAGAATCAAGCGAAGGTCATCCCAGTCCCAGTTGTGCATTTGTGCATTCCTATTTAGTAAAAGTGCAGATTGTTCTTGTCCAAATACTTGCCCAGAATGATCGCTAAGCAGGGCGTTGAGTCCTGTGTTCAATAAAAGGAAATCACATGACTGAATTTAAAACTGCTCGCCTTGGTAGCTTCATTCTTTCTTTTACAGCTGGCATAGCACTCATAACCCATTCGCTCTATCTCAAAGTTTTTGTATTCACCATGAGTGGTACAGTTTCATTTTTTGAGTCGATTGGCCTCCCAGGTTTTTTGGCTTGGGTCACTCTGCTTGTCGAGATTGTTACAGGTGTAATGCTTGTCCTCAGAGTGAAGCCTAGTTATGCCGCGTTAGCAGCGATCCCGGTTCTGCTTGGGGCTACATGGGCGCATTCCTCTAATGGCTGGTTGTTTAGCAACACTGGAGGCGGGTGGGAATATCCGCTTTTCTGGACAATGGTGCTGGTGTCGATTGTCTTGTCTGAATGGCAAGCTGGAGAGGCTGCACCGGTGTATCGGGCAGAAGGCTGAATCCGCTGCGATTGTCCAAAGGCCGTCTCGGCATCGCAGTGA
This genomic window from Pseudomonas kribbensis contains:
- a CDS encoding transporter substrate-binding domain-containing protein, whose protein sequence is MIALRKLTALAVLPLCVSFVQAKEYKEIRFGVDANYAPFESKAPDGSLVGFDIDLGNAICAELKAECKWVESDFDGLIPGLRANKFDGILSSMTVTPVRKKAVDFTNELFSGPTSYVYKKGSGLSANVESLKGKSVGFFQGSIQEGYAKAVLKKAGVKVQSYQNQNQVYYDLVSGRLDASIQDSLQAKAGFLNSPQGADYEMSEQVDSELLPSITAIAVAKGNDDLKDQLNSAIKTIHENGTYDRLQSKYFGDLNLYSGK
- a CDS encoding ABC transporter permease, coding for MIENVLEATGLSALSFYGFGPLLLKGTWMTLQLSLLSLVVSVVLGLVGASAKLSPLRVLRLPAQLYTTLIRGVPDLVLMLLIFYSLQTWLTELTKYIGWDYVEIDPFAAGVITLGFIYGAYFTETFRGALLAVPKGQAEAAIAYGLGRSQRFFLISFPLMMRFALPGIGNNWLVLLKATALVSIIGLADLVKAAQDAGKSTFQLFFFLVLAGLVYLFITTVSNCILRRLSRKYSAGSREALQ
- a CDS encoding ABC transporter permease, with protein sequence MIDLVQEYWKSFLYTDGAGITGLAMTLWLLTASIILGFIGAIPLAIARVSIHVYLRWPVQFYTYLFRGTPLYIQLLICYTGIYSIAAVRSQPVLDTFFRDAMNCTILAFALNTCAYTTEIFAGAIRNIPYGEVEAAKAYGLSGWRMYMFVVIPSALRRALPYYSNEVILMLHSTSVAFTATIPDILKVARDANSETFLTFQAFGLAALIYLAVSFALVGFFRLAERRWLSFLGPAH
- a CDS encoding ABC transporter ATP-binding protein, which codes for MTSLITSNSIEQTQRINLGSEYVYKLTVDNLHKSYGDHKVLKGVSLKANKGDVVSLIGSSGSGKSTFLRCINFLETPTDGAMTLDGREIRMVKDKHGLRIAEASELQRLRTRLAMVFQHFNLWSHLSVLDNITLAPQRVLGVKKAVAEKVARQYLDKVGLPARVAEQYPGFLSGGQQQRVAIARALAMEPEILLFDEPTSALDPELVGEVLKVLQTLAEEGRTMLMVTHEMAFARQVSSQVLFLHQGLVEEQGSADILSNPRSERLKQFLSTGLK
- a CDS encoding methyl-accepting chemotaxis protein encodes the protein MSGEQAQRTDSVATAIHELGAAAQEIARNAGGASMQAAEARGQSHEGGIVVVDTISKMNELSENLRHASSSVESLSEKTVTIGRILEVIRGISEQTNLLALNAAIEAARAGEAGRGFAVVADEVRSLAYRTQASTQEIHEMIEVLQTGAREAVNRMNTGELLSEQGMAVANEAGVYLNIINHHVGDIDGMNMAVATATEEQSSVIESLNKDIAQINGLNAESVKNLQLTLSACTSLESQAVRLKELVGSFRT
- a CDS encoding LysR family transcriptional regulator, whose protein sequence is MHNWDWDDLRLILAVAEHKSFAAAARLLNVNHTTVLRRVNTFEHEHGLRIFNRLSAGYTLTEAGEELLRTAEIMREAVSNLAFRFEGKDLKLEGTLRITTCDTIMGSILPEILERFSKLHKKIVVELSTGNFVTDLAQRHADVAIRTGDNPSESLIGRHLADVRFALYASDEIAKKIAGTDPLDFNSWISPDSTFSQMAITKWIQSAIPANSIVFKANSLISLRQAAIAGMGIVPLPCYLGDNTIGLTRLASRALDQFKTGLWILTHKDLRHTARVREFISFVSDELRQHSF
- a CDS encoding DoxX family protein, whose translation is MTEFKTARLGSFILSFTAGIALITHSLYLKVFVFTMSGTVSFFESIGLPGFLAWVTLLVEIVTGVMLVLRVKPSYAALAAIPVLLGATWAHSSNGWLFSNTGGGWEYPLFWTMVLVSIVLSEWQAGEAAPVYRAEG